Proteins from one Nitrobacteraceae bacterium AZCC 2146 genomic window:
- a CDS encoding dihydropyrimidinase (product_source=KO:K01464; cath_funfam=2.30.40.10,3.20.20.140; cog=COG0044; ko=KO:K01464; pfam=PF01979; superfamily=51338,51556; tigrfam=TIGR02033), whose amino-acid sequence MATFDTVIRHGTIATASETYRADVAIRNGRIVAIGESLTEADDIVDATGLLVLPGGIDSHVHISQPSGPGIVMADDFASATRAAAFGGNTFVMPYCLQAKGQPLREALKDYHALAEQNCHVDHSFHLIIADPTENVLGQELPALIADGYTSLKIFMTYADLALSDFQILDVLSVARESGALVQVHAENYDAIRFLVDRLERAGDVGPYFHAKSRPIAVEREATHRAISLAELIDVPIVVVHVSNRESMEEIRRAQMRGLKIHGETCPQYLVLTEEDLKDLGMEGAKYVCSPPPRDLASQQACWEGLQQGVFTLFSSDHCPFRYDDEAGKLTPNARTSFRWIPNGIPGIETRLPILFSEGVSKGRITLNQFVALTATNHAKTYGLAGKGSIAIGYDADIALWDPLRTATLSQAGLHHGADYTPYEGLEITGWPVATMLRGRFVMRDGKLVGSKGDGRYVSRGRPLAGYSAADPAR is encoded by the coding sequence ATGGCCACTTTCGACACCGTCATTCGTCACGGCACCATCGCGACAGCCAGCGAGACCTACAGAGCTGATGTTGCGATCAGGAATGGCCGCATCGTCGCCATCGGCGAATCCTTGACCGAGGCGGATGACATCGTCGATGCCACCGGCCTGCTCGTTCTTCCCGGCGGTATCGACAGTCACGTCCACATTTCGCAGCCGTCCGGACCGGGCATCGTGATGGCGGACGATTTCGCCAGCGCGACCCGGGCCGCGGCCTTCGGCGGCAACACGTTCGTGATGCCCTATTGTCTGCAGGCCAAGGGGCAACCTTTGCGGGAAGCCTTGAAAGACTATCACGCGCTGGCAGAGCAGAACTGCCACGTCGATCATTCCTTTCACCTCATCATTGCAGACCCCACGGAAAATGTCCTCGGCCAGGAACTGCCGGCGCTGATCGCCGACGGCTACACCTCGCTCAAGATCTTCATGACCTACGCCGATCTGGCATTGAGTGATTTTCAGATCCTCGACGTTCTTTCGGTGGCGCGGGAGTCTGGCGCTTTGGTGCAGGTTCACGCGGAAAACTACGATGCGATCAGATTTCTGGTCGACCGGCTGGAACGTGCGGGAGATGTCGGGCCGTATTTTCATGCCAAATCGCGCCCCATCGCGGTCGAGCGCGAGGCCACGCACCGCGCTATCTCCCTGGCGGAATTGATCGATGTACCGATCGTGGTCGTTCACGTCTCCAATCGCGAATCCATGGAGGAAATCAGACGCGCGCAGATGCGCGGTCTGAAGATCCATGGCGAAACCTGTCCGCAATATCTGGTCCTGACCGAAGAGGATCTGAAAGACCTAGGCATGGAAGGCGCCAAGTATGTCTGTTCGCCGCCGCCGCGGGATCTCGCGAGTCAGCAGGCCTGCTGGGAAGGCCTACAGCAAGGCGTCTTCACGCTGTTCTCCTCCGATCATTGTCCGTTTCGCTATGACGATGAAGCCGGGAAGCTAACCCCCAACGCGCGAACCAGCTTCCGCTGGATTCCTAATGGGATTCCCGGGATCGAGACGCGCCTTCCGATTCTGTTTTCCGAAGGCGTCAGCAAGGGGCGCATCACGCTGAACCAGTTTGTCGCACTCACGGCGACCAACCACGCCAAAACCTACGGACTGGCCGGCAAAGGTTCGATCGCCATCGGTTATGACGCTGACATCGCGCTGTGGGACCCCTTGCGCACGGCGACTCTATCGCAAGCAGGCCTCCACCATGGCGCGGATTACACGCCCTACGAAGGCCTGGAAATTACCGGCTGGCCGGTCGCTACGATGCTTCGTGGGCGTTTCGTCATGCGCGATGGAAAACTCGTCGGCAGCAAGGGTGACGGGCGCTACGTCAGCCGCGGGCGGCCATTGGCAGGCTATTCGGCTGCAGATCCTGCTCGCTAG
- a CDS encoding maleate isomerase (product_source=KO:K01799; cath_funfam=3.30.420.110; cog=COG3473; ko=KO:K01799; pfam=PF17645; superfamily=53822): MTKRVLLGMLTPSSNTALEPITTAMLAELPEVSAHFSRFKVTEIALSNTALAQFDNTEILRAAELLAHAKVDVIGWNGTSSGWLGFEADVRLCEQITAETGIPATTSMLALNEILEQRKVTRLGYVTPYLDEVQARILENYNKLGVACQGERHLGLQDNFSFSEVPVAQLEDMTRDVAKEKPDAITVICTNLRVAPSVAKLERETGIPVYDTIATVVWKCLKLAGVDTRRVTDWGSLFQQV, from the coding sequence ATGACCAAACGTGTCCTTCTTGGAATGCTCACCCCATCATCGAACACGGCGCTGGAGCCGATCACCACCGCCATGCTGGCCGAACTGCCAGAGGTTTCCGCGCACTTCTCCCGCTTCAAGGTCACCGAGATCGCGTTGTCCAACACGGCGCTCGCTCAGTTCGACAATACGGAGATCCTCCGGGCCGCAGAATTGCTGGCCCATGCGAAGGTGGATGTCATCGGTTGGAACGGAACATCGTCAGGCTGGCTTGGCTTTGAGGCCGACGTCCGTCTGTGCGAACAGATCACGGCGGAGACGGGAATTCCCGCCACGACGTCCATGCTGGCGCTCAACGAGATCCTTGAGCAAAGGAAAGTGACACGGCTAGGCTACGTCACGCCGTACCTCGATGAGGTTCAGGCCAGGATCCTGGAGAATTACAATAAATTGGGCGTCGCCTGTCAGGGCGAGCGCCATCTCGGCTTGCAGGACAATTTCTCGTTTTCCGAGGTGCCGGTCGCGCAGCTGGAGGATATGACCCGCGATGTGGCCAAGGAAAAGCCCGACGCGATTACGGTCATCTGCACGAATTTGCGGGTTGCACCATCAGTGGCAAAACTCGAGCGTGAAACCGGGATTCCGGTCTATGACACCATTGCCACCGTCGTCTGGAAATGCCTCAAACTCGCCGGGGTCGATACCAGGCGCGTCACCGATTGGGGTTCGTTGTTCCAGCAGGTCTAG
- a CDS encoding NitT/TauT family transport system ATP-binding protein (product_source=KO:K02049; cath_funfam=3.40.50.300; cog=COG1116; ko=KO:K02049; pfam=PF00005; smart=SM00382; superfamily=52540), whose protein sequence is MATIEISHVSKIFKDSKRKADVVALDDINLEVAKNQFLCLLGPSGCGKSTLLNMVAGFEKPSSGTVMVDGQPITAPGSDRGVVFQQANLMPWLPIWENVGFHLLLRGGQNAVRRATAQRYIDMVGLTGFENHYPSELSGGMNQRVGIARALLMNPQVILMDEPFGALDEQTRMDMQNELVRIWQEHQGTIVFVTHGIDEALTLGTHVAVMSARPGRIREIIPLDLPRPRDITSPQFNEIKRHILDLLRSERAKSSLETVDHP, encoded by the coding sequence ATGGCGACGATCGAGATTTCCCATGTGTCCAAGATATTCAAGGACTCCAAGCGCAAGGCCGATGTCGTCGCCCTCGACGACATCAATCTGGAGGTCGCAAAGAACCAGTTTCTTTGCCTGCTTGGGCCGAGCGGGTGTGGCAAATCCACCTTGCTGAACATGGTTGCCGGATTTGAGAAGCCCTCTTCCGGCACGGTGATGGTCGATGGCCAGCCGATCACGGCGCCCGGCTCGGATCGTGGCGTGGTGTTCCAGCAAGCCAATCTGATGCCCTGGCTGCCGATCTGGGAAAATGTCGGGTTTCATCTGCTGCTTCGCGGTGGCCAGAACGCCGTGCGGCGTGCCACCGCGCAGCGTTATATCGATATGGTCGGCCTCACCGGATTTGAGAACCACTATCCGTCCGAGCTTTCAGGTGGAATGAACCAGCGCGTCGGCATCGCGCGGGCGCTGCTGATGAACCCGCAGGTCATCCTGATGGACGAGCCGTTCGGCGCGCTCGACGAGCAAACGCGAATGGACATGCAGAATGAACTCGTCCGGATCTGGCAGGAGCATCAGGGAACTATCGTCTTCGTCACGCACGGCATCGACGAGGCGCTGACGCTGGGGACGCATGTCGCCGTGATGAGCGCTCGCCCAGGGCGCATCCGCGAAATCATCCCGCTCGATCTGCCGCGGCCCCGCGATATCACCAGTCCGCAATTCAACGAAATCAAACGTCACATCCTCGATCTGCTCCGTTCCGAGCGGGCGAAGTCCTCCCTCGAAACTGTGGATCACCCATGA
- a CDS encoding NitT/TauT family transport system permease protein (product_source=KO:K02050; cath_funfam=1.10.3720.10; cog=COG0600; ko=KO:K02050; pfam=PF00528; superfamily=161098; transmembrane_helix_parts=Inside_1_12,TMhelix_13_35,Outside_36_71,TMhelix_72_94,Inside_95_106,TMhelix_107_129,Outside_130_133,TMhelix_134_153,Inside_154_173,TMhelix_174_196,Outside_197_221,TMhelix_222_244,Inside_245_269), protein MNISRFRRLDRYVVPVLILAGWEAFSRSGALPAALLPAPSTVVWAWADWIFGTDGNTQTYSGHWVFDMAASFSRVLAGFAIATALAVSAGVAIGWSRATEVVIEPTLQILRPIPPVSWIPLAIIWFGIANKPAIFLVFLGAFFPILLNTIHGVKNCDRNLIRAGAMVGGGNRQLLRFIVLPAALPSIFAGLRIGIGSAWMLTVTAEMVAVKSGLGYVLWDSYYFLRYDLVLAAMASIGLLGFLSDLAIRTAMARVLHWQRNTTIQRGGE, encoded by the coding sequence ATGAACATCTCCCGGTTCAGAAGGCTTGATCGCTACGTCGTGCCAGTGCTGATCCTTGCCGGTTGGGAGGCGTTCTCGCGGTCGGGCGCACTGCCCGCAGCCTTGCTGCCGGCTCCTTCGACCGTCGTGTGGGCATGGGCAGACTGGATATTTGGCACCGATGGCAACACCCAGACCTACAGCGGTCACTGGGTGTTCGACATGGCAGCAAGCTTTTCCCGCGTTCTCGCGGGGTTTGCCATAGCCACGGCGCTGGCTGTGTCGGCTGGCGTTGCCATCGGCTGGTCGCGCGCGACAGAGGTCGTCATCGAGCCGACGTTGCAGATACTGCGGCCCATCCCGCCGGTGTCGTGGATACCGCTTGCAATCATCTGGTTCGGTATCGCGAACAAGCCTGCGATTTTTCTGGTCTTTCTCGGCGCGTTCTTTCCGATCCTGCTCAACACCATTCACGGCGTCAAAAATTGCGATCGCAATCTGATTCGCGCCGGCGCCATGGTCGGCGGCGGCAATAGGCAGTTGCTGCGCTTCATCGTGTTGCCCGCGGCACTCCCCAGCATTTTCGCTGGTCTGCGGATCGGCATCGGCTCGGCCTGGATGCTGACGGTGACCGCCGAGATGGTCGCGGTGAAGAGCGGCCTCGGCTATGTGCTGTGGGATTCGTACTATTTTCTTCGCTACGACCTTGTTCTGGCAGCGATGGCCAGCATCGGATTACTCGGCTTTCTCAGCGACCTCGCCATCCGGACCGCCATGGCCCGCGTCCTCCACTGGCAGCGGAACACCACGATCCAGCGAGGCGGGGAATAG
- a CDS encoding ABC-type nitrate/sulfonate/bicarbonate transport system substrate-binding protein (product_source=COG0715; cath_funfam=3.40.190.10; cleavage_site_network=SignalP-noTM; cog=COG0715; pfam=PF13379; superfamily=53850), whose amino-acid sequence MKKVLLGIFIALALASTVPSSGLAQSEPVIKLGYAKCAHCTPMSLTPQYAKGVQIDAVGFNTGTDALTALVSKNIDVAQVTYLHYAIALDKGFDVVAISGQVNGGSAMLIGNDLPIAPNDWASLKKVIAEYKAAGKPFRVAASRGNAQDIHMRGAFAKQGIDINKDVQFINIPNPSDHLQALRRGEIELICTVEPFATQILQNKAAKMFGLPYDQAAGKLTNIILTRSDVVKDKPKQLEDTVRAIVKVDEFILADKGALIDVISKVTGLDKAIATGAVENLDPDPKMYRSSALAIAAMMRDLKYINSDVSAAVDKNMNYTFLEAATGRPKSELGY is encoded by the coding sequence ATGAAAAAAGTTCTGCTCGGCATCTTTATTGCTCTCGCTCTGGCCTCGACGGTTCCGTCGAGCGGCCTGGCCCAATCTGAGCCCGTCATCAAGTTGGGCTATGCAAAATGCGCACACTGCACGCCCATGTCGCTCACCCCGCAATATGCGAAAGGTGTGCAAATCGATGCCGTTGGCTTCAACACCGGCACGGATGCGCTGACCGCGCTCGTCTCGAAGAACATCGATGTCGCGCAGGTCACATATCTTCACTACGCGATCGCGCTCGACAAGGGGTTCGATGTCGTTGCGATCTCAGGCCAGGTCAACGGCGGTTCGGCGATGCTGATCGGCAATGACCTCCCGATCGCTCCGAATGATTGGGCTTCTCTCAAGAAGGTCATTGCCGAGTACAAGGCCGCCGGCAAGCCGTTCCGCGTCGCCGCATCGCGTGGCAATGCGCAAGACATTCACATGCGCGGAGCATTTGCCAAGCAGGGCATCGATATCAACAAGGACGTGCAGTTCATCAATATTCCAAACCCATCGGATCATCTTCAGGCCTTGCGGCGCGGCGAAATCGAACTGATCTGCACCGTAGAGCCGTTTGCCACGCAGATCCTTCAGAACAAGGCTGCGAAGATGTTCGGCCTTCCCTACGATCAGGCGGCCGGGAAGCTCACAAACATCATTCTGACCAGGTCCGACGTCGTCAAGGACAAGCCCAAGCAGCTCGAAGACACGGTTCGCGCTATCGTAAAGGTCGACGAGTTCATTTTGGCGGACAAGGGTGCCCTGATCGATGTGATTTCCAAAGTCACGGGCCTCGATAAGGCCATAGCGACCGGCGCTGTTGAGAACCTCGATCCGGACCCGAAGATGTATCGCAGTTCGGCCTTGGCCATTGCGGCGATGATGCGCGACCTCAAATATATCAACTCCGATGTTTCCGCCGCGGTAGACAAGAACATGAACTACACGTTTCTCGAAGCTGCGACCGGTCGTCCAAAATCCGAACTGGGCTATTGA
- a CDS encoding DNA-binding GntR family transcriptional regulator (product_source=COG1802; cath_funfam=1.10.10.10,1.20.120.530; cog=COG1802; pfam=PF00392,PF07729; smart=SM00345,SM00895; superfamily=46785,48008): MNEVAPRTRLRTRFKPTRLKLSSDHSKRPLERMSLHDQLVAKVREMIVDGELQAGAALPERMLCETFGVSRTPLREAFKILAAEGLIELRSHRTPVVTPINRGDIANIFAIMVALDGVAGVQAANLATDRDIARLDAMHDQLVALHREASRAAYFRLNQEIHIEITKLAGNPTLLNIWTTLNANIFRARATANYDAGRWTESVKEHEAFMALFRTRDAQGFAASLSAHTRKTGDAVLATLKMT, translated from the coding sequence ATGAATGAAGTTGCCCCGCGAACCCGGCTGCGCACGCGCTTCAAGCCGACCCGATTGAAGCTGTCATCGGACCATTCGAAGCGACCGCTCGAACGCATGTCGCTTCATGATCAGCTTGTCGCCAAGGTTCGGGAAATGATTGTCGACGGAGAGCTTCAAGCTGGCGCCGCTTTGCCCGAACGCATGCTTTGCGAGACATTCGGTGTGTCGCGCACGCCCCTGCGTGAAGCGTTCAAGATCCTGGCGGCCGAAGGGCTGATCGAACTGCGGTCCCATCGAACGCCTGTCGTCACTCCGATCAATCGCGGCGATATCGCAAACATATTTGCAATCATGGTTGCGCTGGATGGTGTCGCCGGAGTCCAGGCCGCGAACCTGGCAACCGACAGGGACATCGCCCGGCTCGACGCGATGCATGATCAACTGGTTGCGCTTCACCGCGAGGCATCACGCGCCGCTTATTTCCGGCTGAACCAGGAAATTCATATCGAAATCACCAAACTGGCCGGAAATCCAACGCTCCTGAACATATGGACGACCCTGAACGCCAATATCTTTCGCGCGCGCGCGACCGCAAATTACGATGCCGGGCGGTGGACCGAATCGGTGAAAGAACATGAAGCCTTTATGGCCCTGTTCCGGACACGCGACGCGCAAGGGTTCGCGGCTTCCTTGAGTGCGCATACGCGAAAAACAGGCGATGCCGTGCTGGCAACATTGAAGATGACCTAA
- a CDS encoding putative dehydrogenase (product_source=KO:K08319; cath_funfam=1.10.1040.10,3.40.50.720; cog=COG2084; ko=KO:K08319; pfam=PF03446,PF14833; superfamily=48179,51735) gives MEKSVGIVGLGIMGGAIARNLVERGWKVTGFDASTDRCAELANSHVEIADGAIEVARSTPVIMTSLPSPEAAEAVARQIASLAKPGQIVIELSTLKISDKLLFEEILKNAGRIVLDCPLSGTGAQAAVRDLVVYASGDSNAIAECGPLFSDFAKQTADLGAFGNGSRMKFVANHLVAIHNVAAAEAMVLAERAGLDLQTVFDVVSPGAGGSRMFQLRAPMMVGRSYEPATMKVSTWKKDMTIIAEFAADIGCRTPLFEMTQQVYTDTVTMGLGEKDTAAVFETLRSALPAD, from the coding sequence ATGGAAAAGTCGGTAGGAATAGTCGGTCTCGGGATCATGGGGGGCGCCATCGCTCGCAACCTCGTAGAACGCGGCTGGAAAGTCACAGGCTTCGATGCAAGTACCGACCGATGCGCCGAACTCGCGAATTCGCATGTCGAGATAGCCGATGGCGCGATCGAGGTGGCGCGATCGACGCCCGTGATCATGACAAGCCTTCCCAGTCCCGAAGCCGCTGAAGCAGTCGCCCGTCAGATCGCATCGCTTGCAAAACCCGGTCAGATCGTCATCGAGCTCAGCACACTCAAGATTTCCGACAAACTGCTGTTTGAGGAGATACTAAAGAATGCGGGACGGATCGTGTTAGATTGTCCCTTGAGCGGCACCGGCGCGCAGGCGGCGGTACGCGATCTTGTCGTGTATGCAAGCGGCGACAGCAACGCCATTGCGGAATGCGGACCGTTGTTCTCCGATTTCGCCAAGCAAACCGCCGACCTCGGTGCTTTCGGCAACGGAAGCCGGATGAAGTTTGTCGCCAACCATCTCGTGGCCATTCACAATGTCGCAGCCGCCGAAGCGATGGTTCTGGCCGAACGCGCCGGTCTCGACCTGCAGACGGTGTTCGATGTCGTCAGTCCGGGGGCTGGCGGCTCGCGCATGTTCCAATTGCGCGCACCGATGATGGTGGGGCGATCCTACGAACCAGCAACGATGAAAGTCTCTACCTGGAAAAAGGACATGACGATCATTGCGGAATTCGCTGCCGACATCGGGTGCCGAACGCCGCTCTTCGAGATGACCCAACAAGTCTATACGGACACGGTGACGATGGGACTCGGCGAAAAGGATACGGCCGCCGTGTTCGAAACGCTCAGGTCGGCTCTTCCCGCCGACTAA
- a CDS encoding catechol 2,3-dioxygenase-like lactoylglutathione lyase family enzyme (product_source=COG0346; cath_funfam=3.10.180.10; cog=COG0346; pfam=PF00903; superfamily=54593), which produces MKVIGFNHLSIGAKDLNESARFYQAVLGMELIPTYNFGFKTKYLRCGDLQLHLFELEDHVPVYQHFALDVDDFHAAYDAAKAIGALDITAFRNSVNELPDGCVQMYLRDPAGNLVEIDWPDVSTLDRSRIPEMKLLSEFATQDEEGLKASLYLDRPHMKKTTANKAAVG; this is translated from the coding sequence ATGAAGGTTATCGGCTTCAACCACCTGTCGATCGGTGCCAAGGATCTGAACGAATCCGCGCGATTCTATCAGGCCGTTCTCGGGATGGAGCTGATCCCGACCTACAATTTCGGCTTCAAGACGAAGTACCTGCGGTGTGGCGACTTGCAGCTCCACCTGTTCGAGCTCGAGGACCACGTGCCGGTGTACCAGCACTTCGCGCTCGACGTGGATGACTTTCACGCGGCCTACGATGCCGCGAAAGCGATCGGCGCGTTGGACATTACAGCGTTTCGCAATTCAGTGAACGAATTGCCGGACGGCTGCGTGCAGATGTATCTGCGCGATCCCGCCGGAAACCTGGTCGAGATCGACTGGCCGGATGTCTCGACCCTGGATCGTTCGCGGATTCCTGAAATGAAGCTGCTGTCCGAATTCGCCACGCAGGATGAGGAAGGTCTCAAGGCGTCGCTCTATCTCGATCGGCCGCACATGAAAAAGACCACTGCCAACAAGGCGGCCGTCGGTTGA
- a CDS encoding 3-hydroxy-9,10-secoandrosta-1,3,5(10)-triene-9,17-dione monooxygenase (product_source=KO:K16047; cath_funfam=1.10.540.10,1.20.140.10,2.40.110.10; cog=COG1960; ko=KO:K16047; pfam=PF02771,PF08028; superfamily=47203,56645) has protein sequence MSDTVHQLDSAKPTDSRDDEYEAMLKRAYALLPTLRERAGATEELRRLPPETEKDLHDAGLFRILQPKSVGGSEFDYVALIDFADVLARADASVAWNLVNLASHHWMLAMFDWRAQDLLWNDDVNVLIASSFVFPAGRARRVDGGYLLSGRWPFSSGVDPSAWNMLAGIVSSDDDAEGVEYRVFLLKKEDYAIIDTWKSSGLKGTGSNDVEARDVFVPAHMTLAVKDVAGGPSPGSDVNPGKLYALPVFALFPFVLSGVALGNAQACLDDYIEIARHRASTYNRAKLGDLQTTQIKIAEASAKIDAARLIMRRTCIDAMADARRGCVPDIAEKTRYRRDGAYAVNLCTEAVSLLFAASGARGLYTTGVLQRQFRDAHAINAHIAFSFDAAGTNYGRVALDLPSENLTL, from the coding sequence ATGTCGGACACTGTTCATCAGCTTGATTCAGCGAAACCCACCGATTCCCGGGACGACGAGTATGAGGCCATGCTGAAGCGGGCTTATGCGCTTCTTCCGACGCTTCGCGAGCGCGCCGGAGCGACCGAGGAGTTGCGTCGACTGCCGCCGGAGACCGAGAAGGATCTCCACGATGCCGGTCTGTTTCGCATCCTGCAGCCGAAGAGCGTCGGCGGTTCCGAGTTCGATTATGTGGCTCTGATCGATTTCGCGGACGTGTTGGCGCGGGCCGACGCGTCGGTCGCATGGAATCTCGTGAATCTGGCGAGTCACCATTGGATGCTCGCCATGTTCGACTGGCGTGCGCAGGATCTGCTCTGGAACGACGACGTCAATGTTCTGATCGCATCCTCCTTCGTCTTTCCGGCGGGGCGCGCTCGCAGGGTCGATGGTGGCTATCTCTTGTCGGGGCGCTGGCCTTTTTCGTCCGGAGTCGATCCCAGCGCCTGGAATATGCTGGCCGGTATCGTGTCGTCCGACGACGATGCGGAAGGCGTTGAGTATCGGGTGTTTCTCCTCAAGAAGGAGGATTACGCGATCATCGATACCTGGAAGTCATCCGGACTGAAGGGCACCGGGTCGAACGACGTCGAAGCCAGGGACGTGTTCGTGCCGGCGCACATGACGCTTGCCGTGAAGGACGTTGCCGGCGGCCCGTCACCGGGCAGCGACGTCAATCCGGGCAAGCTCTATGCTTTGCCCGTCTTTGCGTTGTTCCCCTTTGTCCTTTCCGGCGTCGCGCTGGGCAATGCCCAGGCCTGCCTCGACGACTACATCGAAATCGCGCGACATCGCGCCTCGACCTACAATCGCGCCAAGCTGGGTGATCTGCAGACGACGCAGATCAAGATCGCCGAGGCTTCCGCCAAGATCGATGCGGCGCGGCTGATCATGCGTCGGACATGCATCGACGCCATGGCGGACGCGCGCCGCGGCTGCGTTCCGGACATTGCCGAGAAGACCAGATACCGTCGCGACGGCGCCTATGCGGTCAACCTTTGCACCGAAGCGGTGTCCTTGCTGTTCGCGGCCAGCGGCGCTCGCGGTCTTTACACGACGGGCGTCCTGCAACGGCAGTTCCGGGATGCGCACGCCATCAATGCCCATATCGCCTTCAGCTTCGACGCCGCTGGCACCAATTACGGCCGCGTCGCGCTGGATCTGCCTTCCGAAAATCTGACGCTGTAG
- a CDS encoding flavin reductase (DIM6/NTAB) family NADH-FMN oxidoreductase RutF (product_source=COG1853; cath_funfam=2.30.110.10; cog=COG1853; pfam=PF01613; smart=SM00903; superfamily=50475), which translates to MALISHPNIPEDEYSRDNSPVDPRDFRNALGSYATGVTIITAAAEDGKPVGFTCNSFASVSLNPPLVLWSLVIYSPSIGIFQNASHFAVNVLGASQQALAKQFATRSDDKFAGTAWTPGLGRAPVLADTVAVFQCRSADRYYGGDHVIFLGVVEAYAYKRDEPLLFAQGGFGRFVAGS; encoded by the coding sequence ATGGCTCTTATTTCGCACCCGAACATTCCTGAAGACGAATATTCCCGGGATAATTCCCCGGTCGATCCGCGCGATTTCCGCAACGCCCTGGGCAGCTATGCCACCGGAGTCACCATCATCACTGCCGCCGCCGAAGACGGCAAGCCGGTGGGCTTCACCTGCAACTCGTTTGCCTCGGTGTCGCTCAACCCGCCGCTGGTGCTGTGGAGCCTCGTTATCTACTCTCCGAGTATCGGCATTTTCCAGAATGCCAGCCATTTCGCGGTCAACGTGCTCGGCGCTTCGCAGCAGGCGCTCGCCAAGCAGTTTGCCACGCGGTCGGACGACAAGTTCGCGGGGACGGCCTGGACGCCGGGGCTGGGCAGGGCGCCGGTACTGGCCGACACGGTTGCGGTCTTCCAGTGCCGCAGCGCCGATCGGTATTACGGCGGCGACCATGTCATTTTTCTTGGCGTGGTCGAGGCCTACGCCTACAAACGCGACGAGCCCTTGCTGTTCGCGCAGGGTGGATTCGGCCGCTTTGTCGCCGGGTCCTGA